Proteins from a single region of Orcinus orca chromosome 20, mOrcOrc1.1, whole genome shotgun sequence:
- the LOC117199107 gene encoding peroxisomal membrane protein 11A-like yields the protein MEQVAHDRAKREKSPSQDRLGYSVANEETEWLQFFLLLLFRSLKKHLPLLLDTVKNFCDILNPLDQLGIYKSNPGIIGLGGLVSSIAGIITVAYPQMKLKTH from the coding sequence ATGGAACAGGTTGCACACGACAGGGCAAAGAGGGAGAAATCGCCATCCCAGGATCGTCTTGGGTATAGCGTGGCTAATGAGGAAACAGAATGGCTCcagttctttcttcttctcttattCCGATCTCTGAAGAAACATCTTCCCTTGCTCCTGGACACAGTGAAGAACTTCTGTGATATCTTGAACCCTTTGGACCAGCTGGGGATCTATAAGTCCAATCCAGGCATCATAGGCCTTGGAGGTCTCGTGTCCTCTATAGCAGGCATCATCACTGTGGCGTATCCTCAGATGAAACTGAAGACCCACTGA